In the genome of Phlebotomus papatasi isolate M1 chromosome 2, Ppap_2.1, whole genome shotgun sequence, one region contains:
- the LOC129805010 gene encoding sodium-coupled monocarboxylate transporter 2-like codes for MVSPNVQFSILDYFFFVTVFVVSMSIGVYQATKNKHHSIEEYLFGGKNLKLLPVALSLAATAISGSTIVGQSTEVYAYGLHNWMVIPMELPKVLATMYIFLPVFYDLQLVSSFTYFELRFDRSVKHLASALYVITGMFLIPLTIYVPSLVFQEVTGINLYVITVIMGLLCIWYTALGGIKAVVWTDAFQCILIFASGITIMIVGLRSIGGFENIWNALDRGQRLTFFKTKFDIEERGNMWSYMFSTFFVYVYYFGVNQSSIQRYLSLPSLSKAKKSLWIFFIFTLLILVIELTIGGIIFTTYEECDPVSAGLVKKFDQIFPHFVQEKASLFPGFNGIFIAGIFAAGLSTTSTLLNTLSGTIYNDFLIKKLKRKENAFKIIMRGIVAVVGIIGIGLVFVIEQMGTIFSITTQCFTLSTVGVFGLFVSGMIFPKINSKGAKCGVVLSMVAVGVLIIGELNKTPDPPLQLRIDEMQQLLIMMISHGSLR; via the exons ATGGTATCTCCAAatgttcaattttcaatattggaTTACTTTTTCTTCGTAACCGTTTTTGTTGTGTCCATGAGTATCGGTGTGTACCAAGCTACTAAAAACAAACATCATTCAATTGAAGAGTATCTGTTTGGTGGAAAGAATCTTAAGTTGCTGCCAGTGGCACTGTCTTTAGCGGCCACTGCTATTTCTGGTTCAACAATTGTTGGACAAAGTACTGAAGTGTACGCATATGGTTTGCACAATTGGATGGTAATACCCATGGAGTTACCAAAAGTATTGGCCACCATGTATATTTTTCTACCCGTTTTTTACGATCTCCAACTCGTGTCCAGTTTTACGTATTTTGAATTGCGGTTTGATAGGAGTGTTAAGCATCTGGCGAGTGCCCTATACGTAATCACGGGAATGTTCCTCATTCCCTTGACCATCTACGTACCCTCACTAGTCTTCCAAGAAGTAACTGGGATCAATCTCTACGTCATCACTGTAATAATGGGCCTCCTCTGTATCTGGTACACAGCACTCGGAGGTATTAAAGCAGTTGTCTGGACAGATGCATTTCAATGCATTCTTATCTTCGCATCCGGAATCACAATTATGATCGTCGGACTGAGAAGTATAGGTGGATTTGAGAATATCTGGAATGCTCTCGATCGTGGCCAAAGACTTACATTCTTTAA AACGAAATTTGATATCGAAGAAAGAGGCAATATGTGGTCTTACATGTTCAGTACATTTTTCGTTTACGTTTACTATTTTGGTGTCAATCAAAGTAGTATTCAACGATATTTATCTCTGCCGAGTTTGAGCAAAGCTAAAAAGTCCTTgtggatttttttcatatttacatTACTCATACTCGTCATCGAATTGACGATCGGAGGAATTATATTCACAACCTATGAAGAATGTGATCCTGTATCCGCGGGCCTTGTTAAGAAATTTGATCAGATCTTTCCTCATTTCGTCCAGGAGAAGGCTTCACTCTTTCCTGGTTTCAATGGGATTTTCATTGCTGGTATCTTTGCTGCTGGTCTATCGACAACTTCTACCCTCTTGAACACTCTTAGCGGTACGATCTACAACGATTTCCTCATCAAAAAACTCAAGAGAAAGGAAAATGCTTTCAAGATCATTATGAGAGGGATCGTGGCAGTTGTAGGTATCATCGGAATAGGTTTGGTGTTCGTGATTGAGCAAATGGGCACAATTTTTTCTATAACTACTCAATGTTTCACATTGTCCACCGTTGGAGTCTTTGGACTCTTCGTGAGTGGTATGATCTTCCCAAAAATCAACAGTAAG GGTGCGAAATGCGGAGTTGTCCTATCAATGGTCGCTGTTGGTGTTCTTATCATTGGCGAACTGAACAAAACGCCAGATCCACCACTACAACTCCGGATTGATG AAATGCAACAACTCCTGATAATGATGATCTCCCATGGATCTTTaagataa
- the LOC129802135 gene encoding sodium-coupled monocarboxylate transporter 2-like, with translation MVSPNVQFSILDYSSFIIVFIVSISIGLYQAGRNKNHSIEEYLFGGKNLKLLPVSLSLAATTISGSTIVGQSIEVYAYGLHNWMLLATVLPWMLVIQYIFLPVFYDLQLMSSFTYFEMRFDRSVKHLASALYVITGMFLIPLTIYVPSLVFQEVTGINLYVITVIMGLLCIWYTALGGIKAVVWTDAFQCILIFVSGITIMIVGLRSVGGFENIWNALDRGQRLTFFKTEFDVEERGTMWSYLFSIFFVYVYQFGINQSCIQRYLSLSSFKKATTSVWIYGIFCAIVMFIEIVIGGIIFTTYEQCDPVSAGLVKKFDQIFPHFVQEKASLFPGFNGIFIAGIFAAGLSTTSTLLNTLSGTIYNDFLIKKLKRKENAFKIIMRGIVAVVGIIGICLVFVIEQMGTVFAITLQCLTLSTVGVFGLFVSGMIFPKINSKGAKCGVVLSMVAVGVLIIGGLNKTPDPPLQLRIDGCDFLNSTQYHQNSSQNHNFLNRNATNTDYEDLPWIFKINFQYYSLIGLLINISVAQVVSFLSGGNIVEDQRLLVTFLRRNTPQEPLI, from the exons ATGGTATCTCCCAACGTTCAGTTTTCAATATTGGATTACTCTTCCTTTATCATCGTTTTTATAGTGTCCATAAGTATCGGTTTGTACCAAGCTGGGAGAAATAAAAACCATTCAATTGAAGAATATCTGTTTGGTGGAAAGAACTTAAAGTTACTACCAGTTTCGCTATCTCTGGCTGCAACTACAATTTCTGGTTCAACAATTGTTGGACAAAGTATTGAAGTGTACGCCTACGGTTTGCACAATTGGATGCTTTTAGCTACTGTACTGCCGTGGATGCTGGTCATTCAGTATATCTTTCTGCCTGTGTTCTACGATCTCCAACTCATGTCTAGTTTCACGTATTTTGAAATGCGATTTGATAGGAGTGTTAAGCATCTGGCGAGTGCCCTATACGTAATCACGGGAATGTTCCTCATTCCCTTGACCATCTACGTACCCTCACTAGTCTTCCAAGAAGTAACTGGGATCAATCTCTACGTCATCACTGTAATAATGGGCCTCCTCTGTATCTGGTACACAGCACTCGGAGGTATTAAAGCAGTTGTCTGGACAGATGCATTTCAATGCATTCTTATCTTCGTATCCGGAATCACAATTATGATCGTCGGACTGAGAAGTGTAGGTGGATTTGAGAATATCTGGAATGCTCTCGATCGTGGCCAAAGACTTACATTCTTTAA AACTGAATTTGATGTCGAAGAAAGAGGCACTATGTGGTCTTACTTGTTCAGCATCTTCTTCGTCTACGTCTACCAGTTCGGCATCAATCAAAGCTGCATCCAACGATATTTGTCTTTGTCAAGTTTCAAAAAAGCCACTACGTCTGTGTGGATCTACGGCATCTTTTGTGCCATTGTGATGTTTATCGAAATTGTCATTGGAGGAATTATATTCACAACCTATGAACAATGTGATCCTGTATCCGCGGGCCTTGTTAAGAAATTTGATCAGATCTTTCCTCATTTCGTCCAGGAGAAGGCTTCACTCTTTCCTGGTTTCAATGGGATCTTCATTGCTGGAATCTTTGCTGCTGGTCTATCGACAACTTCTACCCTCTTGAACACCCTTAGCGGTACGATCTACAACGATTTCCTCATCAAAAAACTCAAGAGAAAGGAAAATGCTTTCAAGATCATTATGAGAGGGATCGTGGCAGTTGTAGGTATCATCGGAATATGTTTGGTGTTCGTAATTGAGCAAATGGGCACAGTTTTTGCTATAACACTTCAGTGTCTCACGCTGTCGACTGTAGGAGTCTTTGGACTCTTCGTGAGTGGTATGATCTTCCCAAAAATCAACAGTAAG ggTGCGAAATGCGGAGTTGTCCTATCAATGGTCGCTGTTGGTGTTCTTATCATTGGCGGACTGAACAAAACACCAGATCCACCACTACAACTCCGCATTGATGGTTGTGACTTCCTAAATAGTACACAGTATCATCAAAACTCTTCCCAAAATCATAATTTCTTGAACAGAAATGCAACAAATACTGATTATGAAGATCTTCCATGGATCTTTaagataaattttcaatattattcttTAATTGGGTTATTAATCAACATTTCTGTTGCTCAAGTTGTTAGTTTCTTAAGTGGCGGAAATATTGTAGAAGATCAAAGGCTTCTAGTTACATTTTTAAGGAGGAACACTCCTCAAGAAcctttaatatga